Proteins encoded in a region of the Anopheles aquasalis chromosome 2, idAnoAquaMG_Q_19, whole genome shotgun sequence genome:
- the LOC126571615 gene encoding trans-Golgi network integral membrane protein 2-like, which produces MKLQMEAIILSLVLALATVVRAAPPPLVRTAGTTGPPAKDNTSALLTPAQEGSNENVPQWQLGCTDNSTRPDCVALKAVLQELGSYRPEEPTAAINDGMVTPLTPDEVDQFCQKLPQTADLLPAELKKKVQNYAPMKKMIPCTIACVQTVPHTNPEEERVNDRCRALLIGAELIVQAERNKPEQKVETVSAGSKLKVEHVESNLKQPAAALVKQPVTDVKDKVSGAEPGKTNGTALVGEGKVGESDHKLEVPLPVPEHAAANHQGNGGEVGDGAAAAAAAAAAVAAPAAAPAAPAPAPGGQPDEQPKVVENPDLKMPTDEEDDERSDEDDITGNKAPLDGTLKDPDVADPGDETNFEEENDSQDSMLDSRNGEEPPVKASKDREPAVVMPEDEDGEREKVAAGNIIQGPVDPFYNQNDSNFFSYFLFAMFSCALCYVAYHNKSKLLGLVVEGRPRTSSGRGGFSKGRKHTAAYRKLDSNLEEAITSGSAPAGSHSSSQIIY; this is translated from the coding sequence ATGAAGCTGCAAATGGAAGCAATTATCCTGAGCCTGGTGCTTGCACTGGCGACTGTCGTGAGagcggcaccaccgccacttgTACGAACGGCAGGAACGACCGGTCCCCCGGCCAAGGACAACACCTCGGCCCTCCTAACGCCGGCACAAGAAGGTAGTAACGAGAACGTTCCGCAGTGGCAGCTCGGCTGCACCGACAACAGCACACGGCCGGACTGTGTCGCCCTGAAGGCGGTGCTGCAAGAGCTGGGAAGTTACCGGCCCGAAGAACCGACGGCTGCAATCAACGACGGAATGGTGACCCCGCTGACGCCCGATGAAGTGGACCAATTTTGTCAGAAGCTGCCGCAAACGGCTGACCTGCTTCCGGCGGAGTTGAAGAAAAAGGTACAAAACTATGCACCGATGAAAAAAATGATACCCTGCACGATCGCATGTGTGCAAACCGTTCCGCATACCAACCCCGAGGAAGAGCGAGTGAATGATCGTTGCCGTGCACTGTTGATCGGAGCCGAGCTCATCGTACAGGCGGAACGGAACAAGCCCGAGCAGAAGGTTGAAACCGTTAGTGCCGGGTCAAAGTTGAAGGTTGAACATGTGGAGAGCAATCTGAAGCAACCCGCCGCCGCCCTCGTGAAACAACCGGTCACAGATGTGAAGGACAAGGTATCGGGAGCGGAGCCCGGCAAAACCAACGGCACTGCTCTCGTCGGCGAGGGTAAAGTCGGGGAGAGTGATCACAAGCTTGAAGTTCCGCTACCGGTGCCCGAGCATGCCGCTGCAAATCACCAAGGTAACGGCGGAGAAGTAGgcgatggagctgctgctgctgctgctgctgctgctgctgtcgctgctccagctgccgcccctgctgctcctgctcctgctcctggtgggCAACCTGACGAGCAGCCGAAGGTTGTCGAAAACCCGGACCTGAAAATGCCGAccgatgaggaggatgatgaacGGTCGGATGAGGATGACATCACTGGCAATAAGGCACCGCTCGATGGCACTCTGAAAGATCCGGACGTCGCGGACCCCGGAGATGAAACGAACTTTGAGGAGGAGAACGATTCCCAGGACAGCATGCTGGATAGCCGGAACGGTGAGGAACCACCGGTGAAGGCCAGTAAGGACCGGGAGCCAGCGGTGGTGATGCCGGAGGATGAGGACGGTGAACGGGAGAAGGTGGCGGCGGGCAACATTATCCAGGGCCCGGTAGATCCGTTCTACAACCAGAACGATTCCAACTTTTTCTCCTACTTCCTGTTCGCCATGTTCAGCTGTGCGCTCTGCTACGTGGCTTATCACAACAAATCGAAGCTACTGGGACTGGTGGTTGAGGGTCGGCCACGCACCAGCAGTGGCCGAGGGGGATTCAGCAAGGGCCGCAAACATACGGCCGCCTACCGTAAGCTGGATTCCAACCTCGAGGAAGCGATCACATCCGGCAGTGCGCCGGCCGGCAGTCATTCGTCATCACAAATCATCTACTGA